A stretch of the Duncaniella dubosii genome encodes the following:
- a CDS encoding MFS transporter, which translates to MEKVNQSFVESGRRLLSDKAWARWTALALVASMMLFAYMFVDVMSPLQSLIQKQRGWSPDAFGYYAGAEYILNVFGFLILAGIILDKMGVRFTGTLSASLMVAGALIKLYAISELFQGTALELWLNSWWTEMPGSAKLAALGFMIFGCGCEMAGITVSKALAKWFEGKEMALAMGLEMAIARIGVFFIFTISPRLADSVVPASVVVPVAFCSALLCIGLLAYIVFTFMDAKLDREMGANKVAEAESDEEFKLSDVGSIFKSKLFWIIAMLCVLYYSAIFPFQRYAANMLQCNLGISETQASDIFRWFPVGAAALTPLLGYYLDRKGKGASMLILGAILMIVCHLTFAFVVPATKSELITYSAIVVLGISFSLVPAALWPSVPKIMDKRFLGSAYSLIFWVQNIGLAFVPILIGKVITWSNPGVTDPMQYDYTLPMCCFASLGVLALIFGIILKAMNTVHHYGLEDPNIKEDFEDVRIDGEA; encoded by the coding sequence ATGGAAAAAGTAAATCAATCATTCGTTGAGTCCGGCCGTCGGCTGCTTTCCGACAAGGCTTGGGCGCGATGGACAGCGTTGGCGCTGGTTGCGTCAATGATGCTGTTTGCCTACATGTTTGTCGACGTAATGTCGCCGTTGCAGTCTTTGATTCAGAAACAACGCGGCTGGTCGCCGGATGCTTTCGGCTACTATGCCGGTGCTGAGTACATATTAAATGTGTTCGGGTTTCTCATCCTTGCCGGTATCATACTTGACAAGATGGGTGTGCGTTTCACCGGGACTCTTTCCGCTTCGCTTATGGTGGCAGGTGCTCTCATTAAACTTTATGCCATCAGTGAATTGTTTCAAGGGACTGCGCTTGAGCTCTGGCTTAATTCATGGTGGACTGAAATGCCGGGCAGTGCAAAGCTTGCCGCTCTCGGCTTTATGATTTTTGGCTGCGGATGTGAAATGGCCGGAATTACTGTCTCTAAAGCCCTTGCCAAGTGGTTTGAAGGTAAGGAAATGGCGCTTGCAATGGGGCTTGAGATGGCCATAGCGAGAATCGGAGTGTTCTTCATCTTTACAATCTCACCCCGTCTTGCCGACAGCGTAGTTCCGGCTTCGGTCGTAGTTCCTGTGGCTTTCTGCTCGGCGCTGCTTTGTATCGGCCTCCTTGCCTATATTGTGTTTACTTTCATGGATGCCAAGCTTGACCGCGAGATGGGTGCCAATAAGGTTGCTGAAGCTGAGTCTGACGAAGAGTTCAAGCTTTCGGATGTCGGTTCGATTTTCAAAAGCAAGCTTTTCTGGATTATAGCAATGCTATGTGTACTTTACTATTCGGCAATTTTCCCATTCCAGCGTTACGCAGCCAATATGCTTCAGTGTAACCTTGGCATTTCCGAGACTCAGGCATCTGATATTTTCCGTTGGTTCCCGGTTGGAGCGGCGGCTCTCACGCCTCTGCTCGGTTATTATCTTGACCGTAAAGGCAAAGGGGCAAGCATGCTGATTCTTGGTGCGATCCTGATGATCGTATGTCACCTGACATTCGCATTTGTAGTTCCCGCAACTAAGAGTGAACTGATTACTTATTCGGCCATCGTCGTGTTGGGTATCTCGTTTTCTCTCGTGCCGGCGGCTCTTTGGCCGTCAGTCCCCAAAATTATGGACAAACGCTTCCTTGGCAGTGCTTATTCATTGATATTCTGGGTGCAGAATATAGGTCTCGCGTTCGTTCCCATTCTTATCGGTAAGGTGATCACTTGGTCTAATCCCGGAGTTACAGACCCGATGCAATATGACTACACTCTTCCAATGTGTTGTTTTGCGTCCCTTGGAGTGCTTGCTCTAATCTTCGGTATTATACTCAAGGCTATGAATACGGTTCATCACTATGGACTTGAAGACCCCAATATAAAAGAGGATTTTGAAGACGTACGTATTGACGGCGAAGCTTAA
- the purH gene encoding bifunctional phosphoribosylaminoimidazolecarboxamide formyltransferase/IMP cyclohydrolase produces the protein MSDNKRIKTALISVFYKDGLDEILSLLHADGVKFLSTGGTRSFIESLGYECDAVEDLTGYPSILGGRVKTLHPKVFGGILNRRDNEGDRGQIAQYEIPEIDLVIVDLYPFRATVASGAPEADIIEKIDIGGISLIRAAAKNYKDVVIVASKAQYKPLAETLKRNGAETSLEERRWFAGQAFAVSSGYDTDIYNYFASTTVQCPIDECDALRIAFDDAKAMRYGENPHQKGTFFGDFEAMFTQLHGKEISYNNLLDIDAAVSLISEFTDPTFAVLKHNNACGLATRPTIAEAWKDALAGDPVSAFGGVLITNGTVDEAAAEEINKIFFEVIIAPAYTDGALEILKQKKNRIILVIKKELDTKMQFRSILNGALVQERDLKIETVDDLKQVSEKAVSPQQAADLLFANKIVKNSKSNAIVLAKDGMLLASGVGQTSRVDALKQAIEKAHSFGFDLHGAVMASDAFFPFPDCVEIAHEAGVTAVIHPGGSIRDQESVDYCNANDMAMVITGFRHFKH, from the coding sequence ATGTCTGACAACAAACGAATCAAGACCGCGCTTATTTCAGTCTTTTACAAAGACGGACTGGATGAAATTTTGTCGTTGCTCCATGCCGACGGTGTTAAATTCCTTTCGACAGGGGGCACTCGTTCTTTTATTGAAAGTTTAGGTTATGAATGTGATGCCGTAGAGGATCTTACCGGCTACCCTTCCATACTTGGCGGCCGCGTCAAAACCCTACACCCCAAAGTTTTCGGAGGCATCCTTAACCGTCGTGATAACGAGGGCGACCGGGGACAGATAGCACAATACGAAATCCCTGAAATCGACCTTGTAATCGTAGACCTCTATCCGTTCCGTGCGACTGTGGCATCAGGAGCACCAGAAGCTGACATTATTGAGAAAATTGACATAGGCGGCATATCGCTTATCCGCGCAGCAGCCAAGAACTACAAAGATGTAGTGATCGTCGCGTCCAAAGCACAATACAAACCTCTTGCCGAAACGCTCAAACGCAACGGCGCCGAAACTTCTCTTGAAGAACGTCGCTGGTTCGCCGGTCAGGCTTTCGCCGTATCATCTGGCTACGACACCGACATCTACAATTATTTCGCATCGACAACAGTTCAATGTCCCATTGACGAATGCGACGCGCTACGCATTGCATTCGATGATGCAAAAGCAATGCGCTACGGTGAAAACCCACATCAGAAAGGCACATTCTTCGGTGATTTCGAAGCAATGTTCACCCAGCTTCACGGCAAAGAGATTTCCTATAACAATCTCCTTGACATTGACGCGGCAGTATCTCTGATTTCAGAATTTACCGATCCTACATTTGCAGTTCTCAAACACAACAACGCATGTGGCCTTGCGACTCGTCCTACCATCGCGGAAGCATGGAAAGACGCACTTGCAGGAGACCCGGTAAGTGCGTTTGGCGGTGTGCTCATCACCAACGGAACTGTAGACGAAGCCGCAGCTGAGGAAATCAACAAAATATTCTTTGAGGTCATCATAGCACCAGCATATACCGACGGTGCTCTTGAAATACTCAAACAAAAAAAGAACCGCATAATCCTCGTAATCAAGAAAGAGCTTGACACCAAAATGCAGTTCCGATCAATCCTAAATGGTGCGCTCGTTCAGGAACGCGACCTTAAGATTGAAACCGTCGATGACCTCAAACAGGTAAGCGAAAAAGCAGTCTCACCTCAGCAGGCTGCCGATCTTCTGTTTGCCAACAAGATTGTGAAGAATTCAAAGAGTAATGCAATAGTCCTTGCAAAAGACGGCATGCTTCTTGCAAGCGGTGTCGGCCAGACTTCACGCGTAGACGCGCTCAAGCAAGCTATCGAAAAGGCACATTCATTCGGTTTTGACCTTCACGGCGCAGTTATGGCATCTGACGCATTCTTCCCCTTCCCCGACTGCGTAGAAATCGCACATGAGGCAGGTGTTACAGCTGTAATACATCCCGGAGGCTCAATCCGAGATCAGGAAAGCGTTGATTATTGCAACGCCAATGACATGGCTATGGTCATCACCGGTTTCCGCCATTTCAAGCATTAA
- a CDS encoding RNA methyltransferase has product MEKKTIRDLHRADIEHFKRQPKMSLTVVLDNVRSLNNIGAIFRTCDAFAVERIMLCGISACPPSPEIHKTALGAEESVAWKYFATTDECIAELQRDGYTLCCLEQVKGSIELQEFSPQRGRRYAMILGHEVDGVAQDVVNQCDICLEIPQRGTKHSLNVSVSGGIAIWHFFEHLSTY; this is encoded by the coding sequence ATGGAAAAGAAGACCATCCGCGACCTTCACCGCGCAGACATCGAACACTTCAAGCGCCAGCCAAAAATGTCGCTCACAGTAGTGCTTGACAACGTGCGTAGCCTAAACAATATCGGAGCTATATTCCGGACATGCGACGCCTTCGCCGTCGAGCGCATAATGCTGTGTGGCATCAGCGCATGCCCGCCATCGCCTGAAATCCACAAGACAGCCCTCGGCGCAGAGGAGTCGGTGGCATGGAAGTATTTTGCGACAACCGACGAGTGCATCGCCGAGCTTCAGCGCGACGGCTATACGCTATGCTGCCTCGAACAGGTCAAAGGCAGCATTGAACTTCAGGAATTCTCGCCTCAACGCGGACGGCGCTACGCCATGATACTCGGGCACGAAGTCGATGGTGTGGCGCAAGATGTGGTCAACCAATGCGACATCTGCCTTGAGATACCGCAAAGGGGCACAAAACATTCGCTTAACGTATCAGTATCAGGCGGAATAGCCATCTGGCATTTTTTCGAGCATCTCTCCACCTATTGA
- the rodA gene encoding rod shape-determining protein RodA, with amino-acid sequence MQQENSGSVFRYVDWFTVVLYIILVMAGMVSIYAASYDFDHANMLSFTEFSGKQFRWIGLSLVLGLVLLLIDARVYENYAYVIYGGLLLLLLVTIFIAPDIKGSRSWLVIGPMSLQPAEFGKFATALCLAKLFSSYNFVLNASRKNYMLALLIIFLPVVLILGQKETGSALVYLSLFFVLYREGMSGLILLAAVCAVTFFVVAVKFTGTLILGIPSGQAAVFIMIMLLIVAMLAIYCKEFEAARNVLLWFLGTSAIVTVLEIAGVPVPGMIFFITVIMWALAYCVLLMFKTKARKLIITVSAALTSIVFLFSVNYAFTSILQPHQQMRIKVALGMEEDLRGAGYNVNQSKIAIGSGGLFGKGFLNGTQTKLKYVPEQHTDFIFCTVGEEEGFIGSAGVLLLFLILILRIIHIAERQPNVFGRVYAYCVASYLIFHIAINIGMVIGLCPVIGIPLPFFSYGGSSLWGFTFLLFILLRIDASRRERSF; translated from the coding sequence ATGCAACAAGAAAACAGCGGTTCTGTATTCAGATATGTCGATTGGTTTACAGTCGTTCTATATATCATACTCGTCATGGCCGGAATGGTAAGCATTTATGCTGCAAGCTATGACTTTGACCATGCCAACATGCTAAGTTTCACTGAGTTTTCAGGCAAACAGTTCCGTTGGATAGGGCTGTCTCTTGTCCTTGGTCTTGTCTTGCTCCTTATAGACGCCAGGGTATATGAAAATTATGCCTACGTAATCTATGGTGGATTACTTTTGCTATTACTTGTCACTATATTTATCGCCCCCGACATCAAAGGCTCACGCTCTTGGCTTGTAATCGGGCCGATGAGCCTTCAGCCGGCCGAATTCGGCAAATTTGCGACCGCCCTGTGCCTTGCAAAACTGTTTTCAAGCTATAATTTCGTGCTCAACGCATCGCGTAAGAACTACATGCTCGCACTTCTGATAATCTTCCTGCCCGTAGTTCTGATTCTCGGTCAGAAAGAAACCGGTTCAGCGCTCGTTTATTTGTCGCTCTTTTTTGTGCTGTACCGCGAGGGCATGAGCGGATTGATTCTGCTTGCTGCAGTCTGCGCAGTGACATTTTTTGTAGTAGCCGTCAAATTCACAGGAACCCTTATTTTAGGAATACCCTCAGGGCAGGCTGCTGTGTTCATAATGATAATGTTGCTTATCGTGGCTATGCTTGCGATATACTGCAAGGAATTTGAAGCAGCCCGAAACGTATTACTGTGGTTTCTCGGTACAAGCGCGATTGTAACAGTCCTTGAAATCGCCGGAGTGCCTGTTCCCGGCATGATATTCTTTATAACTGTCATTATGTGGGCTCTTGCATATTGCGTCCTGCTGATGTTCAAGACGAAAGCGCGGAAACTAATAATAACAGTGAGCGCGGCATTAACCTCAATCGTATTCCTGTTTTCAGTCAATTATGCGTTTACATCCATACTCCAACCACACCAGCAGATGCGCATAAAAGTGGCCCTTGGCATGGAGGAAGATCTCAGAGGAGCAGGATACAACGTCAATCAGTCTAAAATAGCTATCGGCTCAGGAGGTTTATTTGGCAAAGGATTCCTTAACGGTACTCAGACAAAGCTTAAATATGTCCCCGAACAGCATACCGACTTTATATTCTGCACAGTCGGAGAAGAGGAAGGATTCATCGGCTCAGCCGGGGTTTTGTTATTGTTCCTGATACTTATATTACGAATCATACATATTGCCGAACGCCAGCCAAACGTATTTGGACGTGTCTATGCTTATTGTGTGGCAAGTTATCTCATATTCCATATTGCAATCAATATCGGCATGGTAATCGGTCTATGTCCCGTAATCGGTATTCCTCTCCCCTTCTTCAGCTACGGAGGTTCTTCTCTATGGGGATTCACATTCCTTCTTTTCATTCTGCTGCGAATAGACGCGTCACGCCGCGAACGGTCTTTCTGA
- the rpsO gene encoding 30S ribosomal protein S15 — protein sequence MHLNSDEKVEIFEKYGKGKTDTGSPEAQIALFSVRIAHLTEHLKSNHKDYTTARALKALVGKRRRLLDYLIRKDINRYRAIIAQKELGIRK from the coding sequence ATGCACTTGAACTCTGATGAAAAAGTAGAAATCTTTGAGAAGTACGGTAAGGGCAAGACTGACACTGGCTCACCTGAAGCACAGATTGCATTATTCTCAGTCCGTATCGCTCATTTGACTGAACACCTCAAGTCAAATCACAAAGATTATACGACAGCACGAGCTCTTAAGGCTTTGGTAGGTAAGCGTCGTCGACTTCTCGACTATCTCATCCGCAAGGATATCAACCGCTACCGCGCCATCATCGCCCAGAAAGAGCTCGGTATCAGAAAGTAA
- a CDS encoding AI-2E family transporter: MLVRQRYDLDRTVRLVINCVLFVGAIWLISILKGVLLPFCVGCLIAYLFEPFVQFNRQLLNLKGRVIASLVTLFEMTFFLLVILYFIAPMIISESSQMAALLKSYTQNEIKIPFIPESLHEFLRNNVDFEFIARKLSHEEWMKMFEEGLSASWHVITRSISLVMSMFSWVIVLLYAVFIMIDYDKISRGFQRMVMPKYRRVVFKIGRDVKHSMNQYFRGQALVAFFVGILFSIGFLIIGLPMAIILGMFIGLLNMVPYLQLISLIPATIICIVVSVGGEMSFWTLFWKMIAVYCIVQVIQDLVLTPKIIGKAMSLNPALIFLSLSVWGTLLGMIGLIIAIPLTTLLLAYYEEYFIKPYERKAHRHLIDKKQE, encoded by the coding sequence ATGCTTGTCCGTCAACGTTACGACCTTGACCGAACCGTAAGGCTCGTCATAAACTGCGTGCTGTTCGTAGGCGCAATATGGCTCATCAGCATTCTCAAAGGAGTCCTGCTCCCATTCTGTGTAGGCTGTCTTATCGCCTATCTTTTCGAACCGTTTGTCCAATTCAACCGCCAGTTGCTAAATCTTAAAGGCCGCGTAATCGCATCGCTTGTGACACTGTTTGAAATGACGTTTTTCCTGCTCGTCATTCTCTATTTTATCGCCCCGATGATTATAAGCGAATCATCTCAGATGGCAGCTCTGCTGAAAAGCTATACGCAAAATGAAATCAAAATCCCATTCATCCCGGAAAGTCTCCACGAATTTCTACGAAACAACGTGGATTTCGAATTCATCGCGCGTAAGCTTTCTCATGAAGAATGGATGAAGATGTTCGAAGAAGGCCTCTCTGCGTCATGGCATGTTATCACAAGATCTATCTCTCTCGTGATGAGCATGTTCAGCTGGGTAATAGTGCTGCTTTATGCAGTATTCATTATGATTGACTATGACAAGATTTCAAGAGGCTTCCAACGCATGGTGATGCCCAAATACCGCAGAGTTGTCTTTAAAATCGGACGTGATGTCAAACATTCGATGAATCAATACTTCCGTGGGCAGGCTCTTGTGGCATTTTTCGTAGGAATCCTTTTCAGCATCGGCTTTCTGATTATCGGACTTCCTATGGCCATAATACTTGGAATGTTTATCGGTCTGCTCAACATGGTACCTTACCTGCAGCTCATATCCCTTATTCCGGCTACTATTATATGTATAGTAGTGTCTGTCGGAGGTGAAATGAGTTTCTGGACACTGTTCTGGAAAATGATAGCCGTATATTGTATTGTACAGGTGATACAGGACCTCGTGCTTACACCCAAAATAATCGGAAAGGCCATGAGCCTTAATCCCGCACTTATATTTCTGTCACTTTCTGTGTGGGGAACACTGCTCGGCATGATAGGACTCATAATCGCAATACCGCTCACCACCCTACTCCTCGCCTACTATGAAGAATATTTCATCAAACCTTATGAAAGGAAGGCACACCGTCATCTTATTGACAAGAAACAGGAGTAA
- the mrdA gene encoding penicillin-binding protein 2 — MRKDYNLEKRRYVIGGFIVIIAMIYIFRLVSLQVFDSKYKEYADSNAFLRKAVYPSRGIIYDRDGRLVVYNQPAYDVMMIPRDVKEFDTLDFCRALNITPEDLRKRFVDMKDKRRNPGYSSYSPQKLLTHLTAEEYGRLQEKLYRFPGFYIQKRILREYKYKTAANVLGNIREVSQKDIDKDPYYMPGDYIGDIGIEHTYEEHLRGTKGAEVLMRDALGRIQGRYEEGALDRDAVAGKNIKLSLNIELQQYAESLMMNKKGAVVAIEPSTGEILCLVSAPSYDPSLLIGRERGVNYNKMMADPDKPLFNRAIQATYPPGSTFKPTQGLILLEEGIITTGTMFPCHHGFISGGLRVGCHGHGSPLPLKPALQTSCNAYFCWGFKAMIDKRGKYGSSANAFDIWKKHMVSMGYGYKLGVDLPGEYRGFIPNVDFYNKWYGAGHWSANTIISISIGQGEILATPLQIANLCATIANRGHYITPHVVKEIQDTIVPAEYLEKHIPTIASHWYNDIAEGMRMAVTGGTCRLANLTDIEVCGKTGTAQNPHGKDHSAFMGFAPYHDPKIAIAVYVENAGFGATFGVPIGSLVMERYLRGYIPPERKYLEERMLQSNTIQFAGTKKH, encoded by the coding sequence GTGAGAAAAGATTATAATCTCGAAAAACGGCGCTACGTCATAGGCGGTTTCATCGTGATTATCGCCATGATATATATCTTCAGGCTTGTCAGCCTACAGGTATTTGATTCAAAATATAAAGAGTATGCCGACTCAAATGCGTTTCTGCGAAAAGCAGTCTATCCTTCCCGTGGCATAATTTATGACCGCGACGGGCGGCTTGTCGTATACAATCAGCCCGCCTACGATGTCATGATGATTCCGCGAGACGTGAAGGAGTTCGACACTCTCGATTTCTGCCGGGCACTCAATATCACACCTGAAGACCTGCGCAAACGCTTTGTAGACATGAAAGACAAGCGGCGCAATCCGGGCTATTCGTCATATTCCCCACAGAAACTCCTTACACATCTTACAGCTGAAGAGTACGGTCGTCTGCAGGAAAAACTGTATCGTTTCCCCGGTTTCTACATCCAGAAACGAATCCTGCGCGAGTACAAATACAAAACAGCTGCGAATGTACTTGGAAATATCCGTGAAGTATCACAGAAAGACATTGACAAAGACCCGTACTATATGCCCGGCGACTATATCGGCGATATTGGCATCGAACACACATACGAGGAGCATCTTCGCGGGACAAAGGGCGCAGAAGTGCTGATGCGCGACGCTCTCGGACGCATACAGGGCCGCTATGAAGAAGGCGCACTTGACCGTGACGCAGTGGCGGGAAAAAACATCAAGCTATCGCTCAACATCGAGCTACAGCAATATGCCGAGTCTCTGATGATGAATAAGAAAGGGGCGGTAGTAGCCATCGAACCGTCAACCGGCGAAATACTCTGCCTCGTCTCCGCTCCATCCTACGATCCAAGTCTGCTCATCGGCCGTGAACGCGGTGTAAATTACAATAAAATGATGGCCGACCCTGACAAGCCGCTCTTCAACCGTGCGATTCAGGCGACATATCCTCCCGGCTCGACATTCAAGCCAACACAAGGTCTCATTCTTCTTGAAGAGGGAATCATCACGACCGGAACCATGTTTCCCTGCCATCACGGATTTATCTCGGGCGGTCTGCGAGTCGGCTGCCACGGACATGGATCTCCCCTCCCTCTGAAACCTGCACTCCAGACATCATGCAACGCATATTTCTGTTGGGGCTTCAAGGCCATGATTGACAAACGAGGGAAATATGGCAGTTCGGCAAATGCCTTTGATATATGGAAAAAGCACATGGTCTCTATGGGCTATGGCTACAAACTCGGGGTGGATCTTCCAGGTGAATACCGAGGATTTATTCCCAACGTCGATTTCTATAACAAATGGTATGGAGCAGGCCATTGGAGCGCAAACACTATAATCTCAATCTCAATCGGACAAGGCGAAATACTTGCTACCCCTCTCCAAATCGCAAACTTATGCGCTACAATTGCCAACAGAGGCCATTATATCACTCCGCATGTGGTCAAAGAAATACAGGACACTATTGTTCCGGCCGAGTATCTTGAGAAGCACATCCCAACTATTGCCTCTCACTGGTATAACGACATTGCAGAGGGTATGCGCATGGCGGTCACAGGAGGAACATGCCGCCTCGCCAACCTGACAGACATTGAAGTCTGCGGCAAAACCGGCACAGCCCAGAATCCACACGGCAAGGACCATTCGGCGTTTATGGGATTTGCGCCTTACCATGACCCGAAAATAGCAATTGCGGTCTATGTCGAAAATGCAGGCTTCGGAGCGACATTCGGTGTCCCGATCGGTTCGCTCGTCATGGAACGCTATCTTCGAGGTTACATACCTCCAGAGCGGAAATATCTTGAGGAACGTATGCTGCAATCAAACACAATACAATTCGCCGGTACGAAGAAACATTAG
- the mreC gene encoding rod shape-determining protein MreC, producing the protein MSELLKFFVKYSSWFLFALYLVAGFALLFSRNPFQHHVFLSSANIIASGVYNTTHNVTSYFSLRDINEDLQARISELELENYMLKNHLRAEREKIYADTMTVDSALTRYHFLIAHVINNSINHSHNYITIEKGRLDGIEPEMGVIDQNGIVGIVNVVGDHTARLISVLNPYLRLSCKVKGEDQVGSLVWDGRDPGEAILEELPKHAKFVKGDTVVTSGYSSVFPEGVPVGTILSGSRDREDNFYTLRIKLFTDFSTLSTVRVIRDNMKEELAEVEKDIEIKNIN; encoded by the coding sequence TTGAGCGAGCTTCTAAAGTTTTTCGTAAAATACAGTTCGTGGTTCCTATTCGCGCTCTATCTTGTGGCGGGATTTGCATTGCTGTTTTCACGCAATCCATTTCAGCATCATGTCTTTCTATCATCTGCAAATATTATCGCATCAGGAGTCTACAACACCACACACAATGTTACATCTTACTTCTCGTTGCGCGACATCAATGAGGATTTACAGGCACGCATCTCGGAACTCGAACTTGAAAACTACATGTTGAAAAACCATCTGCGTGCTGAGCGGGAAAAAATTTACGCCGACACGATGACAGTAGATTCAGCACTCACACGCTATCATTTTCTGATTGCCCATGTAATCAACAATTCAATCAACCACTCCCACAATTATATAACCATAGAGAAAGGGCGTCTTGACGGAATTGAGCCTGAGATGGGCGTAATAGACCAGAATGGAATTGTCGGAATAGTAAATGTCGTAGGCGACCATACTGCAAGACTTATTTCCGTTCTAAACCCATATCTCAGACTGTCATGCAAGGTAAAAGGGGAAGACCAAGTCGGCTCACTCGTATGGGACGGACGTGATCCCGGTGAGGCGATACTCGAAGAGCTTCCAAAGCATGCCAAGTTTGTAAAAGGCGATACGGTTGTGACAAGTGGCTATTCATCCGTTTTCCCTGAAGGAGTTCCTGTCGGAACAATCCTTTCAGGCTCACGGGATCGCGAGGACAACTTTTACACGCTACGCATAAAATTATTCACCGATTTCTCAACCCTTTCGACCGTACGAGTCATACGCGACAACATGAAAGAGGAACTCGCTGAAGTTGAAAAGGATATCGAAATCAAAAACATCAATTGA
- the rpmA gene encoding 50S ribosomal protein L27, whose protein sequence is MAHKKGVGSSKNGRESESKRLGVKIFGGQYCKAGNIIKRQRGTVHHPGLNVGMGKDHTLFALIDGVVVFTEGKEGRKFINVKPAEA, encoded by the coding sequence ATGGCACATAAAAAAGGTGTTGGTAGTTCTAAGAACGGCCGTGAGTCAGAAAGCAAACGACTCGGTGTAAAGATTTTCGGTGGCCAGTACTGCAAGGCAGGTAACATCATCAAGCGCCAGCGTGGAACAGTGCATCACCCCGGTCTCAACGTAGGCATGGGCAAGGATCACACCCTCTTCGCACTCATCGATGGTGTGGTTGTCTTCACTGAAGGCAAGGAAGGCCGCAAGTTCATCAATGTCAAGCCGGCTGAAGCGTAA
- the rplU gene encoding 50S ribosomal protein L21, translated as MYAIVEIQGQQFKAEPEKFLYVHYLGEAVKEGDKIEFDRVLLAQADETVKVGAPTVEGAKVVCEVLTPLVKGEKVIVFKKKRRKGYRRKNGHRQYFTKVLIKEVVA; from the coding sequence ATGTACGCTATCGTAGAAATCCAGGGACAGCAGTTTAAGGCAGAGCCTGAAAAGTTCCTGTATGTTCACTATCTCGGCGAAGCTGTTAAAGAAGGAGACAAAATCGAATTTGACCGCGTGCTCCTCGCTCAGGCCGACGAAACAGTTAAAGTTGGCGCTCCCACAGTGGAAGGCGCAAAGGTTGTATGTGAAGTCCTCACTCCCCTTGTAAAAGGCGAGAAGGTTATCGTTTTCAAGAAGAAACGCCGCAAAGGCTATCGTCGCAAAAACGGACACCGCCAATACTTCACCAAAGTGTTAATTAAAGAAGTTGTAGCTTAA
- a CDS encoding rod shape-determining protein MreD yields the protein MSKTVLKFILLGIILVLAQVIVFNHICLFNVAVPLVFIYLILRLPITLSLNWLLTISFFLGLIVDIFSDTYGMNTVSCTILAMCRRPILRLYVPREEDLTRPEPSMHSLGTATYLKYLLTMTLLYCTIIFLIEAFTFFNPVRLLLRIVFSTILSMAIMVGIDSFMTPRSEKK from the coding sequence ATGAGCAAAACGGTGCTTAAATTCATTCTTCTCGGTATAATTCTGGTGCTTGCACAGGTAATTGTGTTCAACCACATATGCCTGTTCAATGTCGCTGTGCCACTGGTGTTTATTTACCTGATTTTGCGACTGCCGATCACGCTTTCGCTCAACTGGCTTCTCACCATCAGTTTTTTTCTCGGTCTGATAGTAGACATTTTTTCAGACACATACGGAATGAACACTGTGTCGTGCACGATACTTGCCATGTGTCGCAGACCGATACTCAGACTTTACGTACCGCGCGAGGAGGATCTGACACGTCCGGAACCATCAATGCACTCGCTCGGAACAGCAACGTATCTGAAATATCTTCTTACAATGACGTTGCTTTACTGTACAATCATATTTCTGATTGAAGCGTTCACATTCTTCAACCCCGTACGCCTACTGCTGCGGATTGTATTCAGCACAATCCTTTCGATGGCAATCATGGTCGGAATTGACAGCTTCATGACTCCACGAAGCGAAAAGAAGTGA